The Kitasatospora setae KM-6054 genome contains a region encoding:
- a CDS encoding diacylglycerol/lipid kinase family protein, which yields MAHVGPAGVPGRTVIIANPRAGGTDEGLVGRVESACRRHGGRVDVRWTRGHGHAAGLARKCLESPDSPDLIVSIGGDGTFSEVATGVVGAPALGRAVSLLVLPGGTGNSNYRSLWDDAPWHRAVEAAFTGSGAERRLLDLARVPDPERLVVLGASTGLFAAATAEARGLAIAGRSRYRAALASATASFVPYPGRVTVDGEVLHEGETLLVNVGGGRHRAGVLNVLPLSVRDDGLLDVCVVGAGAAPARVLESMRDGAHLGLPGVRYATGRRIVVERTDGRVLEWESDGEVGPADRSRLVLDVLPGLLPVIASADRPGG from the coding sequence GTGGCACATGTCGGCCCGGCCGGGGTCCCCGGCCGGACGGTCATCATCGCCAATCCCCGAGCGGGCGGCACCGACGAGGGCCTGGTCGGCCGGGTGGAGTCGGCATGCCGGCGCCACGGCGGTCGGGTGGACGTCCGCTGGACCCGGGGGCACGGCCATGCGGCCGGTCTCGCGCGAAAGTGCCTGGAGTCGCCGGACTCCCCCGACCTGATCGTCTCGATCGGCGGAGACGGAACCTTCAGCGAGGTCGCCACCGGAGTCGTCGGGGCTCCCGCGCTGGGCCGTGCGGTGTCGCTGCTCGTGCTGCCCGGCGGCACGGGCAACTCCAACTACCGCTCCCTGTGGGACGACGCACCCTGGCACCGGGCCGTGGAGGCCGCCTTCACCGGCTCCGGTGCCGAACGCCGCCTGCTCGACCTGGCGCGCGTCCCCGATCCGGAGCGCCTGGTGGTCCTGGGCGCGAGCACGGGGCTCTTCGCCGCGGCCACCGCCGAGGCGCGGGGCCTGGCCATCGCCGGCCGGTCGCGCTACCGGGCCGCGCTCGCCTCCGCCACCGCCTCCTTCGTCCCGTACCCGGGCCGGGTCACCGTGGACGGAGAGGTGCTGCACGAAGGCGAAACGCTGCTGGTCAACGTCGGCGGCGGCCGGCACCGTGCGGGGGTGCTGAACGTCCTGCCGCTCTCCGTGCGCGACGACGGCCTCCTGGACGTGTGCGTGGTCGGCGCCGGTGCCGCTCCTGCCCGCGTCCTGGAGTCGATGCGCGACGGTGCGCACCTGGGCCTGCCCGGGGTCCGCTACGCGACCGGGCGCCGGATCGTGGTCGAGCGGACCGACGGGCGGGTGCTGGAGTGGGAGAGCGACGGGGAGGTCGGGCCCGCCGACCGGAGCCGGCTGGTCCTGGACGTGCTCCCCGGCCTGCTGCCGGTCATCGCCTCGGCCGACCGCCCCGGCGGCTGA
- a CDS encoding LLM class flavin-dependent oxidoreductase produces MSAPRRPLRFGVLLPTREQAVTGRYDAGALLAFARRAEELGFDSLWAGDSLTARPRFDPLVTLSAAGAVTRRVTLGTAAMIPVLRHPLIGANMVAALDHVCGGRLTLGLGAGFPLPETEAEFSAAGVEYAARGRLLRETVSRWREAWAASGAEAGPHLLPPPLRAGGPPLWLAGSDTPRVLRRVAATYDGWLPFLPSADAYRRAWRRVGEHLDLAGRPRGEVVPALYATVTLAADRARAAREMDGYLGRYYRRSLAEMSAFQLCVPGGVEECAKELAEFALAGTEHFVLRVGSMDFAPHLERIATELLPAVRALVDPTG; encoded by the coding sequence ATGAGCGCTCCCCGCCGGCCCCTGCGGTTCGGCGTGCTGCTGCCGACCAGGGAACAGGCCGTCACCGGGCGGTACGACGCGGGGGCGCTGCTGGCCTTCGCCCGGCGGGCCGAGGAGCTGGGATTCGATTCGCTGTGGGCGGGCGACTCCCTGACCGCCCGCCCCCGTTTCGACCCCTTGGTCACCCTGTCGGCGGCGGGTGCCGTGACCCGGCGCGTCACGCTGGGCACGGCCGCCATGATTCCCGTCCTGCGCCACCCGCTGATCGGGGCCAACATGGTCGCCGCGCTGGACCACGTCTGCGGGGGGCGGCTGACGCTGGGGCTGGGGGCGGGCTTCCCCCTTCCGGAGACCGAGGCGGAGTTCTCCGCCGCCGGGGTCGAGTACGCCGCGCGCGGCCGACTGCTGCGGGAGACGGTGTCCCGCTGGCGCGAGGCGTGGGCGGCCTCCGGTGCCGAGGCCGGACCCCACCTCCTGCCGCCGCCCCTGCGCGCGGGGGGCCCGCCGTTGTGGCTGGCCGGCAGCGACACGCCGCGGGTGCTGCGCCGAGTGGCCGCCACCTACGACGGCTGGCTCCCCTTCCTCCCCTCCGCCGACGCCTACCGGCGGGCCTGGCGGCGCGTCGGGGAGCACCTGGACCTGGCGGGCCGGCCGCGCGGCGAGGTGGTGCCGGCCCTGTACGCCACCGTCACCCTCGCGGCGGACCGCGCGCGGGCCGCGCGGGAGATGGACGGCTACCTGGGTCGCTACTACCGGCGCTCCCTGGCGGAGATGTCCGCCTTCCAGCTGTGCGTACCGGGCGGGGTCGAGGAGTGCGCGAAGGAGCTCGCCGAGTTCGCCCTCGCCGGTACCGAGCACTTCGTCCTGCGCGTCGGCTCCATGGACTTCGCCCCGCACCTCGAACGGATCGCCACCGAGCTGCTGCCGGCGGTCCGCGCCCTCGTCGATCCGACCGGATGA
- a CDS encoding AfsR/SARP family transcriptional regulator: MADRSGWAHCPSGGRRRQRPISSKHVRVLRSRSWCGPSGTAPLGTGAAEPGRPWANGLHPGDGTTPATGPAGGHRLRGPGPPERTVRHPPDRASGRRGTSRRSLPTHGPADRAAGRVRSPTPRERAGFPSPAPCLPDSTHRRSDKGVAVLFFRILGPLEIGAPGDAWQPNGGRQAILLSSLLVSDGHFMTTEALVDEIWGDSPPSGALNALQAQVSRLRRRLSSLSSGSVRLAALSGGYLLDIRSRDLDASVFTEGLERVRTKAAGGTLHSSEVADLLKLWRGPVLGGLTGGSVCAAATIRYEELRLHALEFRYECEIDEGGRPDIIAELKGLVAAHPYRERFLVQLVVALCRVGRQADALHACRRHRAVLLQDLGIDPSPTVRKLEHAILHQDPAMFRAR; the protein is encoded by the coding sequence ATGGCGGACCGTAGCGGCTGGGCGCACTGTCCGTCAGGGGGCCGACGGAGGCAGCGCCCGATCTCCTCGAAGCACGTGCGTGTGCTCCGGTCCCGCTCGTGGTGCGGACCGAGCGGGACCGCGCCCCTGGGGACGGGGGCGGCGGAGCCCGGGCGGCCGTGGGCAAACGGCCTCCACCCGGGCGACGGGACGACTCCCGCGACCGGACCGGCCGGTGGTCACCGCCTGCGGGGACCGGGCCCTCCGGAGCGGACGGTGCGGCACCCGCCCGACCGTGCGTCCGGTCGTCGCGGGACGTCCCGCCGGAGTCTCCCGACCCACGGGCCCGCCGACCGGGCCGCCGGTCGTGTTCGATCGCCCACCCCGAGGGAGCGGGCGGGGTTCCCCTCCCCTGCGCCCTGCCTTCCCGACAGCACGCACCGACGTTCCGACAAGGGAGTTGCTGTGCTTTTCTTCAGGATCCTGGGACCCCTCGAAATCGGAGCCCCCGGAGACGCGTGGCAGCCGAACGGAGGGCGCCAGGCCATCCTCCTGTCGTCCCTCCTGGTGAGCGACGGCCATTTCATGACCACCGAGGCCCTGGTCGACGAGATCTGGGGGGACAGCCCGCCGTCCGGCGCGCTGAACGCCTTGCAGGCCCAGGTCAGCCGGCTACGCCGGCGGCTGTCCTCGCTGTCGTCCGGATCCGTCAGGTTGGCCGCGCTGTCCGGCGGTTACCTCCTCGACATCCGGAGCAGGGACCTGGACGCCTCGGTGTTCACCGAGGGGCTCGAACGGGTCCGGACGAAGGCGGCGGGCGGGACCTTGCACTCGTCCGAGGTGGCCGACCTGCTCAAGCTGTGGCGCGGGCCCGTCCTGGGCGGGCTGACCGGAGGAAGCGTCTGCGCGGCCGCGACGATTCGGTACGAGGAGTTGCGGCTGCACGCGCTGGAGTTCCGCTACGAGTGCGAGATCGACGAGGGCGGTCGCCCCGACATCATCGCCGAGCTGAAGGGCCTCGTCGCCGCCCACCCCTACCGGGAGCGCTTCCTGGTGCAGCTCGTGGTGGCGCTCTGCCGGGTGGGGCGGCAGGCCGACGCCCTCCATGCCTGCCGGCGGCACCGCGCGGTGCTGCTGCAGGACCTGGGGATCGACCCGTCACCGACCGTGCGGAAGCTGGAGCACGCCATCCTGCACCAGGACCCGGCGATGTTCCGGGCCCGCTGA
- a CDS encoding pyridoxal phosphate-dependent aminotransferase, translating into MVFIRSSRFAEVRYEIRGPLSEEARVLEEAGRTVLRLNTGDPAAFGFRPPPAFLAEVLLRARHSNGYSDARGLLESRQAVAEWYRAQGVADVGAGDVVLGNGTSELIAMALQALLEPGDEVLVPSPDYPAWTANTSFASGRPVHYRCDESAGWLPDLDDLAARVTSRTRAVVLINPNNPTGAVYPGETVEGVLEIARRHGLMVLSDEVYDRILYDGAVHQRPAALGPDVVCLTFGSLSKSYRVAGFRAGWVVLSGHRSSARDYFEGLLALASLRVCANTLGQCAVEVALADPESRGTLNLALPGARLHQQREQAWKRLTAIPGVSCVKPMGAVYAFARLDPEVYKIHDDGRLALDLLRSKRVQIVQGTGFNWPAPDHFRMLTLPRVEVIDTAVNRIERFLADYVQ; encoded by the coding sequence ATGGTGTTCATCCGGTCGAGCCGCTTCGCGGAGGTCAGGTACGAGATCCGCGGGCCGCTGAGCGAGGAGGCGCGGGTGTTGGAGGAGGCCGGCAGGACCGTGCTCCGGCTGAACACGGGGGACCCGGCGGCCTTCGGCTTCCGTCCGCCGCCCGCCTTCCTCGCCGAGGTGCTCCTCAGGGCCCGCCACAGCAACGGCTACAGCGACGCCCGCGGACTCCTGGAGTCCCGGCAGGCGGTGGCCGAGTGGTACCGCGCCCAGGGGGTGGCGGACGTGGGCGCCGGGGACGTGGTCCTGGGCAACGGGACCTCCGAACTGATCGCCATGGCCCTCCAGGCGCTCCTGGAGCCGGGGGACGAGGTCCTGGTCCCCTCCCCCGACTACCCCGCCTGGACGGCGAACACCTCCTTCGCCTCCGGGCGCCCGGTGCACTACCGGTGCGACGAGTCGGCCGGCTGGCTGCCCGATCTCGACGACCTGGCCGCCCGGGTGACCTCCCGCACCCGGGCGGTGGTCCTCATCAACCCCAACAACCCCACCGGTGCGGTCTACCCGGGGGAGACCGTCGAGGGCGTGCTGGAGATCGCCCGCCGGCACGGCCTGATGGTGCTGTCCGACGAGGTCTACGACCGGATCCTGTACGACGGGGCGGTGCACCAGCGCCCGGCCGCGCTGGGCCCCGACGTGGTCTGCCTCACCTTCGGCAGCCTGTCCAAGTCGTACCGGGTCGCCGGCTTCCGCGCCGGGTGGGTGGTCCTGTCGGGTCATCGGAGCAGCGCCCGGGACTACTTCGAGGGGCTGCTGGCCCTGGCGTCCCTGCGGGTGTGCGCCAACACCCTGGGCCAGTGCGCGGTGGAGGTCGCCCTCGCCGACCCGGAGTCCCGGGGGACCCTCAACCTGGCCCTTCCCGGGGCCCGGCTGCACCAGCAGCGCGAACAGGCGTGGAAACGGCTGACCGCCATCCCCGGGGTCAGCTGCGTCAAGCCGATGGGGGCCGTGTACGCCTTCGCCCGGCTGGACCCGGAGGTCTACAAGATCCACGACGACGGGCGGCTGGCCCTGGACCTGCTGCGGAGCAAGCGGGTCCAGATCGTGCAGGGCACCGGTTTCAACTGGCCCGCGCCCGACCACTTCCGGATGCTCACGCTCCCCCGTGTCGAGGTCATCGACACCGCCGTCAACCGCATCGAGCGGTTCCTCGCCGACTACGTCCAATGA
- a CDS encoding MmgE/PrpD family protein → MNALTRLGEWASALELDQVPPHVIDLTSSHILSQLAAIRLGLAQEEGRRLALALGGPLQDDPVGSARTLAGVGAWLNMDDTAYAGHLGPSTVAVPLALARARGWTGAQLLRAVLLADECAARVTAAATLGPFRGQTALHTHLIGTVAARLGGEPASASRWADSMALALGSPPWTLLRGFIEGDARLLHVPTAVRTALDACEAVDGGLSGPVDILEHPDGFLAQFATVPLAEAVTAGLGRRWHTETLSFKLHPGGPGTDAAIDCAIDIHPRLARLDPDDIREVVVEVSLYTVATARRARPYFDGPRTPLGALVLDPAYTVATALLTGGLEIEDLRRPALDDPGRWALAGRTRLVHDPRMTRELFDGVAPFGEAVRHAGARAEEWLRAFGGTELVELLGPVGAPPQEDFTRAAKPTPARVTVLLRSGHRISCVRSVPRGGAGPVLRGAHRQFVEKKFLHCGGPREVLDAWPRLPLMGPAELRALVERALTA, encoded by the coding sequence GTGAACGCACTGACCCGGCTGGGCGAGTGGGCGAGCGCACTGGAGCTCGACCAAGTCCCGCCTCATGTCATCGATCTGACGTCCAGTCACATCCTGTCGCAGCTGGCGGCGATCCGGCTGGGCCTGGCGCAGGAGGAGGGCCGGCGGCTGGCGCTGGCGCTGGGCGGCCCCCTCCAGGACGATCCAGTCGGTTCGGCCCGCACGCTGGCCGGTGTCGGTGCCTGGTTGAACATGGACGACACCGCCTACGCGGGCCACCTCGGCCCTTCGACGGTGGCGGTTCCGCTGGCCCTGGCCCGGGCCCGGGGGTGGACGGGGGCGCAGCTCCTCCGCGCGGTCCTGCTCGCCGACGAGTGCGCGGCCAGGGTCACCGCAGCGGCCACGCTGGGGCCGTTCCGCGGTCAGACCGCCCTGCACACCCACCTGATCGGCACGGTCGCGGCACGGCTCGGCGGTGAACCGGCATCGGCGTCCCGGTGGGCGGATTCGATGGCGCTGGCGCTCGGTTCGCCGCCGTGGACCCTGCTGCGGGGCTTCATCGAGGGCGACGCGCGGCTCCTGCACGTGCCGACCGCGGTGCGCACGGCGCTCGACGCGTGCGAGGCGGTGGACGGCGGACTGTCCGGGCCGGTCGACATCCTCGAGCACCCGGACGGCTTCCTCGCCCAGTTCGCGACCGTCCCGCTGGCCGAGGCGGTCACCGCCGGCCTCGGCCGGAGGTGGCACACCGAGACCCTCTCCTTCAAACTCCACCCCGGCGGACCGGGCACGGACGCGGCCATCGACTGCGCGATCGACATCCACCCGCGGCTGGCCCGACTGGACCCCGACGACATCCGGGAGGTGGTCGTCGAGGTCTCGCTGTACACGGTCGCCACGGCTCGCCGCGCCCGGCCCTACTTCGACGGACCGCGGACACCCCTGGGCGCCCTGGTGCTCGACCCGGCCTACACGGTCGCGACCGCCCTGCTCACCGGGGGACTGGAGATCGAGGACCTCCGCCGTCCCGCCCTCGACGACCCCGGGCGCTGGGCGCTGGCCGGGCGGACCCGGTTGGTGCACGACCCGCGGATGACCCGCGAACTCTTCGACGGGGTGGCACCGTTCGGGGAGGCGGTGCGTCACGCCGGAGCCCGTGCCGAGGAGTGGCTGCGCGCCTTCGGGGGCACCGAGCTGGTGGAACTGCTCGGCCCGGTCGGCGCGCCTCCGCAGGAGGACTTCACCCGGGCGGCCAAACCCACTCCGGCCCGGGTCACCGTGCTGCTGCGGAGCGGACACCGGATCTCCTGCGTCCGCTCCGTCCCGCGCGGCGGGGCGGGGCCCGTACTGCGCGGGGCGCACCGGCAGTTCGTGGAGAAGAAGTTCCTGCACTGCGGCGGGCCCCGGGAGGTGCTGGACGCGTGGCCCCGGCTTCCCCTGATGGGGCCGGCGGAGCTCCGCGCGCTCGTGGAGCGGGCGCTGACCGCCTGA
- a CDS encoding serine/threonine dehydratase, whose amino-acid sequence MNDPAFPAYDDVEAAARRIAGVVRRVPVVAGDADAFGGSEVYLVPEFIQNSGSFKDRGAANFIAAHLESGTVPEAGVVIASGGNAGLACAWAARLHAVRATVFVPETAPRVKVAKLLAYGAEVRRVGTEYAHAAAAAAAFADATGALPSHAYDDPHIAAGAGTLLLEILDQVPGLDSVVVAAGGGGLFTGTAITATTHGVRVVAVEPRTCRCLNAAIEADAVVDVAVDSVAADALGARRASEMALHWARASGADSLLVPDETIVAARRTLWQRYHFGVEHGGATAFAALLSGRYAPEPGERVAVVLCGANTDPTDLATDPPDPAGPAPAPAPA is encoded by the coding sequence GTGAACGACCCCGCCTTTCCGGCCTACGACGACGTCGAGGCCGCCGCCAGGCGCATCGCCGGCGTCGTGCGCCGCGTCCCGGTCGTCGCGGGGGACGCCGACGCCTTCGGCGGCTCCGAGGTGTACCTGGTGCCCGAGTTCATCCAGAACTCCGGCTCCTTCAAGGACCGCGGCGCGGCCAACTTCATCGCCGCGCACCTGGAGTCGGGCACGGTGCCCGAGGCCGGCGTGGTGATCGCCTCCGGCGGGAACGCGGGCCTGGCGTGCGCCTGGGCCGCCCGGCTGCACGCGGTCCGGGCCACGGTCTTCGTGCCCGAGACCGCGCCGCGGGTCAAGGTCGCCAAGCTCCTCGCGTACGGCGCGGAGGTGCGCCGGGTCGGCACCGAGTACGCCCACGCGGCGGCCGCGGCGGCCGCGTTCGCGGACGCCACCGGCGCGCTCCCCTCGCACGCCTACGACGATCCCCACATCGCCGCCGGCGCCGGCACGCTCCTGCTGGAGATCCTCGACCAGGTCCCCGGGCTCGACAGCGTCGTCGTGGCCGCCGGAGGGGGCGGCCTGTTCACCGGGACCGCCATCACCGCCACCACCCACGGCGTCCGGGTCGTCGCCGTCGAGCCCCGTACCTGCCGGTGCCTGAACGCCGCCATCGAGGCCGACGCGGTGGTCGACGTGGCGGTCGACTCCGTGGCCGCCGACGCGCTGGGCGCGCGTCGCGCCAGCGAGATGGCGCTGCACTGGGCGCGCGCGTCCGGCGCCGACTCGCTCCTGGTGCCCGACGAGACGATCGTCGCGGCCCGTCGGACCCTGTGGCAGCGCTACCACTTCGGCGTCGAGCACGGGGGAGCCACGGCCTTCGCCGCCCTGCTCTCCGGTCGCTACGCCCCGGAACCCGGCGAGCGGGTGGCGGTCGTCCTGTGCGGGGCGAACACCGATCCGACGGACCTCGCCACCGACCCGCCCGACCCCGCGGGCCCCGCTCCCGCCCCGGCGCCCGCGTGA
- a CDS encoding carboxymuconolactone decarboxylase family protein: protein MTTYRNAEERHTSGLAKLEEVAGTELKERFLENLRNVSPEFRDYVSDFIYGEIYSREGELDLLEKEQVTLVTLAAQGGLDYELRLHLRAALQLGISPARIADLFIQMSPYAGFPRGLSAILCLKDALSDVTTAEFVREHRR from the coding sequence ATGACCACCTACCGGAACGCGGAAGAACGGCACACCAGCGGCCTGGCCAAACTCGAGGAGGTGGCGGGAACCGAGCTCAAGGAGCGGTTCCTGGAGAACCTCCGGAACGTGTCCCCCGAGTTCAGGGACTACGTCTCCGACTTCATCTACGGCGAGATCTACAGCCGCGAGGGCGAACTGGACCTGTTGGAGAAGGAGCAGGTCACCCTGGTCACGCTCGCCGCCCAGGGCGGTCTGGACTACGAGCTCCGCCTGCACCTGCGGGCCGCCCTCCAGTTGGGGATATCGCCCGCCCGGATCGCCGACCTGTTCATCCAGATGAGCCCGTACGCCGGCTTCCCCCGGGGCCTGAGCGCGATCCTCTGCCTCAAGGACGCCCTGTCCGACGTCACCACCGCCGAGTTCGTCCGGGAACACCGCCGGTAG
- a CDS encoding APC family permease yields MTASEPPARDGRLVRTLTTPKIVFIIIAAAAPLAAMVFTVPLAFSIGTGPSVPALFVFAGLTLLCFTSGYAAISRRISHAGGFYTYIAAGLGRPVAVAGGLIAVIAYNTVTIGLLGAFAYFAHSVTASYGLDVPWEAWAGAGLLSIGVLGYRHVEFSARVLSVLMVCEMAVLLALDVAVLAHRGLAALPAQSFSPGLIAAPGLGVSVMFAFASFIGFESASLYGEEARDPGRSVPRATVIAVLLVAGFYALTSWVAVGAVGPANVRATASGHLDDLFFDLGDSYLGGVTSTVMQVLLCTSLFAGWLALHNAANRYMFVLGRDRVLPRWLDAVHPRHGALHHACVAQSVTSAVVAAFFAAAGIDPYLGMSTSMLGLGTLGVIALQALASLSVLGYYRGRRRGHWWRTRMAPALGAVGLVAAAVLVVRNFPVLTGTTNPVVTALPWLLPLAGAIGVGHAHRMRARHGERYAALAGVEHAGRGGAARPDGRD; encoded by the coding sequence ATGACCGCCTCCGAACCGCCCGCCCGTGACGGGCGGCTGGTGCGCACCCTCACCACTCCGAAGATCGTCTTCATCATCATCGCCGCCGCCGCACCGCTGGCCGCGATGGTCTTCACCGTGCCGCTCGCCTTCTCGATCGGCACCGGGCCGAGCGTGCCCGCGCTCTTCGTCTTCGCCGGGCTGACGCTGCTCTGCTTCACCTCCGGCTACGCCGCCATCAGCCGCCGGATCAGCCACGCCGGCGGCTTCTACACCTACATCGCGGCGGGCCTCGGCCGCCCCGTCGCCGTGGCGGGCGGTCTGATCGCGGTGATCGCCTACAACACCGTGACCATCGGGCTGCTCGGGGCGTTCGCCTACTTCGCGCACAGCGTCACCGCCTCGTACGGCCTCGACGTGCCCTGGGAGGCGTGGGCGGGCGCGGGGCTGCTGTCCATCGGCGTCCTCGGCTACCGCCACGTGGAGTTCAGCGCCCGGGTGCTCTCGGTCCTGATGGTGTGCGAGATGGCGGTGCTCCTCGCGCTCGACGTCGCCGTGCTGGCGCACCGGGGTCTGGCCGCGCTGCCCGCGCAGTCCTTCTCCCCCGGGCTGATCGCCGCCCCCGGCCTCGGCGTGTCGGTGATGTTCGCCTTCGCCTCGTTCATCGGTTTCGAGTCGGCTTCGCTCTACGGGGAGGAGGCCCGCGATCCCGGGCGGAGCGTTCCGCGCGCCACGGTCATCGCCGTGCTGCTGGTCGCCGGCTTCTACGCGCTGACCAGTTGGGTGGCCGTGGGCGCCGTCGGCCCGGCGAACGTGCGCGCCACGGCGTCCGGCCACCTGGACGACCTCTTCTTCGACCTGGGCGACAGCTATCTCGGCGGCGTGACGAGCACGGTCATGCAGGTGCTGCTGTGCACGAGCCTGTTCGCGGGGTGGCTGGCCCTGCACAACGCCGCGAACCGGTACATGTTCGTCCTCGGGCGTGACCGGGTGCTGCCCCGGTGGCTGGACGCGGTCCATCCCCGGCACGGGGCGCTGCACCACGCGTGCGTCGCCCAGAGCGTGACCAGCGCCGTCGTGGCCGCCTTCTTCGCGGCGGCGGGGATCGACCCCTACCTGGGAATGTCCACGAGCATGCTGGGCCTCGGCACGCTCGGCGTGATCGCCCTGCAGGCGCTCGCGTCGCTCTCCGTCCTGGGCTACTACCGCGGGCGGCGGCGGGGGCACTGGTGGCGGACCAGGATGGCGCCGGCCCTCGGCGCGGTCGGTCTGGTGGCCGCGGCGGTCCTGGTGGTGCGGAACTTCCCCGTCCTGACGGGGACGACCAATCCCGTGGTGACGGCCCTGCCGTGGCTGCTCCCCCTGGCCGGCGCGATCGGGGTCGGCCACGCCCACCGGATGCGGGCCAGGCACGGCGAGCGGTACGCGGCCCTGGCCGGGGTGGAGCACGCCGGCCGCGGCGGGGCGGCCCGCCCGGACGGCCGGGACTGA
- the serS gene encoding serine--tRNA ligase translates to MHPLRDLLSPEAVTALARRGYRLDADSLAELAALRSRLVAERDALHAAIRITTRRHRPATQEDAAEGRDLRQRAGDLAAQLREAEQRLRDFLLAVPNTPLECVPPGRADEAAVELRQWGARPEFGFAPRDHVALGAGSGILDLERAGRVSGARFAVLRGAGARLERALASFLLDLHTREHGYVEMSVPHLVTRESMTATGQLPKFADDLFGTRAAERELFLIPTAEVPLVNLFRGETLSSAALPLAVTAHTACFRSEAGSYGRDTRGVIRLHEFAKVELVRLCAAQDARHEHEVLLGHAEEALRRLGLHYRVVELRTGDLGFSARRTYDLEVWLPGQQRYREISSVSDCGTFQGRRAGIKVKTAGANEFAATLNGSGLPIGRTMAALLEQFQREDGSVAVPAALVPHTGFEVIAPDGGVR, encoded by the coding sequence GTGCACCCTCTGCGTGACCTGCTCTCGCCGGAGGCCGTGACCGCGCTCGCGCGGCGCGGGTACCGGCTCGACGCCGACTCCCTCGCGGAGCTCGCCGCACTCCGTTCCCGCCTGGTGGCCGAACGGGACGCCCTGCACGCGGCCATCCGGATCACCACCCGCCGGCACCGGCCGGCGACGCAGGAGGACGCCGCCGAAGGCCGCGACCTGCGGCAGCGCGCCGGCGACCTCGCGGCACAGCTCCGCGAGGCGGAGCAGCGGCTGCGCGACTTCCTGCTCGCGGTGCCGAACACCCCGCTGGAGTGCGTGCCGCCCGGTCGGGCCGACGAGGCGGCGGTCGAGCTGCGGCAGTGGGGCGCCCGGCCCGAGTTCGGCTTCGCCCCCCGCGACCACGTGGCGCTCGGCGCGGGCAGCGGCATCCTCGACCTCGAACGGGCGGGGCGGGTCTCCGGGGCGCGCTTCGCCGTCCTGCGGGGAGCCGGGGCGAGGCTCGAACGCGCGCTCGCCTCGTTCCTGCTCGACCTCCACACGCGCGAGCACGGCTACGTCGAGATGAGCGTCCCCCACCTGGTGACCCGCGAGAGCATGACGGCCACCGGCCAGCTCCCGAAGTTCGCCGACGACCTGTTCGGCACCCGGGCGGCCGAGCGCGAGCTCTTCCTGATCCCCACGGCCGAGGTCCCCCTGGTCAACCTGTTCCGGGGCGAGACCCTGTCGTCCGCCGCGCTGCCGCTCGCGGTGACCGCGCACACCGCCTGCTTCCGCTCCGAAGCCGGTTCCTACGGCCGGGACACCCGGGGCGTCATCCGCCTGCACGAGTTCGCCAAGGTGGAGCTGGTCCGCCTCTGCGCGGCCCAGGACGCCCGGCACGAGCACGAGGTCCTCCTCGGGCACGCCGAGGAGGCACTGCGCAGGTTGGGCCTGCACTACCGGGTGGTCGAGCTGCGCACCGGTGACCTCGGGTTCTCGGCCCGCCGCACGTACGACCTGGAGGTCTGGCTCCCGGGCCAGCAGAGGTACCGCGAGATCTCCTCGGTCAGTGACTGCGGCACCTTCCAGGGACGTCGCGCCGGCATCAAGGTGAAGACCGCGGGGGCCAACGAGTTCGCGGCCACGCTCAACGGTTCGGGGCTGCCGATCGGACGGACCATGGCGGCGCTCCTGGAGCAGTTCCAACGCGAGGACGGCTCGGTCGCCGTCCCCGCCGCACTGGTCCCCCACACCGGCTTCGAGGTCATCGCCCCGGACGGTGGCGTGAGGTGA